In one window of Pseudodesulfovibrio sediminis DNA:
- the rtcA gene encoding RNA 3'-terminal phosphate cyclase, whose protein sequence is MIDSLKIDGSFGEGGGQVLRSSLTLSMVTGKPVHVINIRNGRAKPGLMRQHLTALKAAAEVCGAEVQGHVVGSTEIRFSPGPIQGGHYDFAVGTAGSAGLVLQTVLPALLLAENTSTITVEGGTHNMASPPFDFLERCYLPAVEAMGPSLKVHLKQYGFYPVGGGRFTVNVTPVEQLRRVEFLESADCKRILARSCVARISKDICKRELEIVKEGLGLAENDCSVEFDLPSPGPGNYLFVEVHSENALPACFTAFGRKGVTAEQVAAKAVKDVKMFLDSGAVVERQLADQLLLPMVLAGGGSFRTTKPSMHTLTNIEVIRQFIDLPIEIKQESEGVWRIDLGKE, encoded by the coding sequence ATGATTGATTCTTTGAAAATAGACGGAAGCTTTGGTGAAGGGGGCGGTCAAGTTTTACGCTCGTCCCTGACGCTTTCCATGGTCACAGGCAAGCCCGTTCACGTCATCAACATACGTAACGGCCGCGCAAAACCGGGACTCATGCGTCAACACCTCACAGCATTGAAAGCCGCAGCCGAAGTCTGTGGAGCCGAAGTCCAGGGACATGTCGTAGGTTCAACAGAAATACGGTTCTCCCCCGGCCCGATTCAAGGCGGTCACTACGATTTCGCCGTAGGCACTGCCGGCAGCGCCGGATTGGTGCTCCAGACCGTGCTCCCGGCCCTTTTGTTGGCGGAAAACACCTCCACCATCACCGTGGAAGGCGGGACTCACAATATGGCCTCACCGCCTTTTGATTTTCTTGAGCGGTGTTACCTGCCTGCAGTGGAGGCCATGGGGCCTTCATTAAAGGTGCATCTCAAGCAATACGGTTTTTACCCTGTCGGCGGGGGGCGTTTTACCGTGAACGTGACTCCTGTGGAGCAACTGCGTCGAGTGGAGTTTCTGGAATCCGCAGATTGCAAGCGTATTTTGGCCCGGTCCTGTGTGGCACGGATTTCCAAGGACATCTGTAAGCGAGAGCTCGAAATCGTCAAGGAAGGCTTGGGGCTGGCTGAAAATGACTGTTCTGTGGAGTTCGACCTGCCCTCACCTGGCCCCGGCAACTACCTCTTTGTGGAGGTGCACTCAGAGAACGCCCTGCCCGCCTGCTTTACCGCTTTTGGCCGCAAGGGCGTCACCGCCGAACAGGTAGCGGCAAAAGCTGTGAAAGATGTCAAAATGTTCTTGGACAGCGGGGCGGTGGTAGAACGACAACTGGCGGATCAACTGCTTCTGCCCATGGTATTGGCAGGTGGCGGCAGCTTCCGGACCACCAAACCGTCTATGCACACATTAACCAATATTGAAGTTATCAGGCAGTTCATCGACCTGCCCATCGAAATAAAGCAAGAGAGCGAAGGCGTCTGGCGCATCGACCTCGGTAAGGAGTAA
- a CDS encoding TROVE domain-containing protein: protein MANTELFKTIAGKFVPPTTGTNNAGAAAYTFDPKHTLAQYVATGTLGGTFYASARDELDSVLELVKEVEPEFVAKAAIYSREKGFMKDMPALLCAWLSVTAPGLLPVVFERVIDNGRMLRNFVQIMRSGVVGRKSLGSRPKRLVRNWLADHSEDTLLRASVGNSPSLADIIKMVHPKPEDEVRDAFYGWLIGRDVDRDKLPALVRDYEDYKETGQGRPPAVSFQMLASLDIGKEEWTEIARNAGWTMTRMNLNTFARHGVFENPEMVAMVAKRLADQDELRKARVFPYQVLSACVACGDELPGEIREALQDALEYSLEAVPALGGKVYVCPDVSGSMGMPVTGYRAGATSAVTCVDVAGLVAAAVLRKNPEAEILAFDYDVVPLQINARDSVLTNAGKFGAVWGGGTNISAPLESLNSRRAKGDMVILVSDNESWVDADSAHGTELMRQWSLFKRRNPQARLVCMDIAPYNTTQATERDDIMNVGGFSDTVFNLIDIYARGLLNEEHWVGVIEGVEL from the coding sequence ATGGCAAATACTGAACTGTTCAAGACTATTGCTGGAAAGTTTGTTCCCCCGACCACCGGCACCAACAACGCTGGTGCCGCTGCTTATACCTTTGACCCCAAGCACACCCTGGCCCAGTATGTGGCTACCGGCACTCTTGGCGGCACGTTTTACGCTTCTGCCCGGGACGAGCTCGACTCCGTGCTTGAACTGGTGAAAGAGGTTGAGCCGGAGTTCGTTGCAAAGGCAGCGATCTACAGCCGGGAAAAGGGGTTCATGAAGGATATGCCCGCCTTGTTGTGCGCATGGCTGTCTGTGACCGCACCTGGATTGCTGCCTGTGGTCTTCGAGCGTGTCATTGATAACGGCAGGATGCTGCGTAATTTCGTTCAGATCATGCGTTCTGGCGTAGTCGGAAGGAAGTCTCTGGGCTCCCGCCCGAAACGACTGGTAAGAAACTGGCTGGCAGACCACTCGGAGGACACGCTGTTGCGGGCTTCGGTGGGCAATTCGCCCTCATTGGCGGACATCATCAAGATGGTGCATCCGAAACCTGAAGACGAGGTCAGGGATGCATTTTACGGCTGGCTTATAGGCCGCGATGTGGATCGCGACAAACTGCCCGCCCTTGTTAGAGACTATGAGGATTATAAAGAAACAGGACAGGGAAGACCGCCTGCAGTGTCTTTTCAGATGCTGGCTTCGTTGGATATTGGCAAAGAAGAGTGGACTGAAATTGCCCGCAATGCTGGTTGGACCATGACCCGTATGAACCTGAACACCTTTGCCCGGCATGGCGTATTCGAGAATCCGGAAATGGTTGCAATGGTAGCCAAACGACTGGCCGACCAGGACGAGTTACGCAAAGCACGTGTTTTCCCGTATCAGGTTTTGTCGGCCTGCGTGGCCTGCGGAGATGAGCTTCCGGGTGAAATCCGAGAGGCTCTACAGGATGCTCTGGAGTACTCTCTGGAAGCGGTCCCGGCTTTGGGCGGTAAAGTCTATGTCTGCCCCGACGTTTCTGGTTCAATGGGCATGCCTGTGACTGGGTACCGGGCAGGGGCCACCTCGGCGGTTACTTGTGTTGACGTGGCCGGACTTGTTGCGGCTGCCGTGCTCCGTAAGAATCCAGAGGCTGAAATCCTGGCATTCGATTATGACGTGGTCCCCTTGCAGATTAATGCGCGTGACAGCGTGTTGACCAATGCGGGCAAGTTCGGAGCTGTCTGGGGGGGCGGAACCAACATCAGCGCACCGCTTGAGAGTCTTAACAGTCGTAGGGCTAAAGGCGACATGGTCATCCTGGTGTCGGACAACGAATCATGGGTTGACGCTGACAGCGCCCATGGCACTGAATTGATGCGCCAATGGTCATTGTTCAAGAGACGCAACCCACAGGCCCGACTGGTCTGTATGGACATTGCTCCGTACAACACCACGCAGGCCACGGAGCGCGATGACATCATGAACGTCGGCGGATTCTCAGATACGGTGTTCAACCTCATCGACATTTATGCCCGTGGGCTCCTGAATGAGGAGCATTGGGTCGGAGTCATCGAGGGAGTTGAATTGTAA
- the rtcR gene encoding RNA repair transcriptional activator RtcR, with protein MKSKRTVAFSLLGTTLDAGKGAGRWSHWRPTVSICQHEDLLIDRLILLHGRSHSKLAKCISDDIRLVSPETEVVPQILDFTDPWDFEEVFSTLLDFSEQFPFNQEEEDYLVNITTGTHVAQICLFLLTEARQMPGRLLQTGPPKGKKGGVGSYYIVDLDLSKYDSIAMRFEKRSKDDISFLKAGIETRNAEFNSFIERLEKVASRSAEPIMLTGPTGAGKSTLAKRIYELKRNRRVISGNFVEVNCATIRGDAAMSALFGHKKGAFTGAVTDRKGLLRAADGGLLFLDEVGELGLDEQAMLLRAIEEKTFLPVGADREEQSAFQLICGTNRDLQYEVSKGNFREDLLSRINLWTFRMPGLKDRPEDIEPNVQYELDRYARDTGKRITFNKEARERFLSFAMSPEAAWKANFRDLGGALTRMSTLSKGGRITVDVLMEEVERLRQLWGQDSRLNRSDTAHIVEEVLGSERTSQLDLFDKAQLGEVLRVCKESKSLSQAGRTLFAVSRSKKKSANDADRLTKYLKKYGLSWADSQIG; from the coding sequence ATGAAGAGTAAGAGGACGGTAGCATTCAGTTTGCTCGGAACCACCCTGGATGCGGGCAAAGGAGCCGGACGCTGGAGTCACTGGCGGCCAACAGTCTCAATATGCCAGCATGAAGATCTGCTCATTGACCGGCTAATACTGCTGCACGGTCGTAGCCACAGCAAGTTAGCCAAGTGCATAAGTGATGATATTCGGCTGGTCTCGCCTGAAACAGAAGTGGTCCCGCAGATTCTGGACTTTACAGATCCGTGGGACTTCGAAGAAGTCTTCTCGACCCTGTTGGACTTCAGCGAGCAGTTTCCCTTCAATCAAGAAGAGGAGGACTACCTCGTCAACATCACAACAGGCACACATGTCGCCCAGATATGCCTTTTCCTGCTTACCGAAGCGCGCCAAATGCCTGGACGTCTGCTTCAGACGGGGCCACCCAAGGGCAAGAAAGGAGGTGTGGGCAGCTACTACATAGTCGATTTGGACCTGTCCAAGTACGACTCCATTGCAATGCGCTTTGAAAAGCGCTCCAAGGACGATATTTCATTCCTCAAAGCGGGCATCGAGACGCGCAATGCGGAATTCAACTCTTTCATTGAACGTTTGGAAAAAGTGGCTAGCCGCTCTGCCGAACCGATTATGCTCACAGGACCGACAGGCGCGGGGAAGTCAACACTGGCAAAACGCATATACGAGTTGAAAAGAAACAGGCGCGTCATCTCTGGCAATTTTGTCGAGGTCAACTGTGCCACCATACGTGGCGACGCGGCCATGTCTGCCCTGTTTGGCCATAAAAAAGGGGCATTCACCGGAGCCGTCACCGACCGAAAGGGCCTGCTCCGTGCTGCAGACGGGGGGCTTCTGTTTCTTGACGAGGTGGGAGAACTTGGCCTGGATGAACAGGCCATGCTCTTGAGAGCCATCGAAGAAAAGACATTCCTCCCAGTTGGCGCAGACAGGGAAGAACAAAGTGCATTCCAGCTTATTTGCGGTACCAACAGGGACCTGCAATACGAAGTGTCTAAGGGAAATTTTAGAGAGGACCTGCTGTCCAGGATCAACTTGTGGACATTCAGAATGCCCGGACTCAAGGATCGACCGGAAGACATCGAGCCAAACGTTCAATACGAGCTGGACAGGTACGCCCGTGATACCGGTAAGCGAATCACCTTCAACAAGGAGGCCCGTGAGCGGTTTCTTTCTTTCGCAATGTCTCCTGAGGCTGCATGGAAGGCCAATTTTCGCGACCTCGGCGGTGCGTTGACCCGCATGTCCACCCTATCAAAGGGAGGGAGGATCACCGTTGATGTCTTGATGGAGGAAGTCGAACGCCTGAGGCAGCTCTGGGGGCAGGATTCACGGCTTAATCGAAGCGACACAGCACATATAGTTGAAGAGGTCCTTGGAAGCGAGAGAACCAGCCAGCTTGATCTGTTCGACAAGGCTCAACTTGGCGAGGTTTTACGTGTTTGCAAGGAAAGCAAAAGTCTTTCACAGGCAGGCCGCACTCTTTTCGCTGTTTCCAGGTCAAAAAAGAAAAGCGCCAACGATGCTGATCGGCTCACCAAATACCTGAAGAAATACGGCCTTTCTTGGGCGGATAGCCAAATTGGCTAA
- a CDS encoding phenylacetate--CoA ligase family protein codes for MTRKDRTEGIYSRREVLDESERRQYYQLQLKELLAYAYRYSEDVKKRFDRAQFNVDKFRMLNDLKHIPIIKKKELIFLQSMGPRLGGLLTKDLGELQRVFLSPGPIFDPEDRSEDYWGWTEGFYAAGFRSGDLSQITFNYHLAPAGLMFEEPLRNLACAVVPAGPGNTNSQIEIMQKLRVTGYVGTPSYLMHLAQKAEEMGLSLRKDLFLEVAFVTGEKFSEKMRSTLEKKFDCIMRQGYGTADVGCIGYECFHKNGLHLSNRAYVEICHPDTGITLKDGEVGEIVVTAFNRTYPLIRLATGDLGYLDRSPCACGRTSPRLGGIVGRVDTTARIKGMFVYPHQVEQVMARFEEVKRWQIEVTNPGGIDEMILSIEAGQFHQEDELLHLFREKIKLRPILKVLAPGTLPPQIRPIEDKRTWD; via the coding sequence ATGACAAGAAAAGACCGTACTGAGGGAATTTACTCCCGCCGCGAGGTTCTCGACGAGTCAGAACGCAGGCAATATTATCAGCTTCAACTCAAAGAGCTGCTCGCCTACGCCTACCGTTATTCCGAGGACGTCAAGAAGCGGTTCGACCGCGCACAGTTCAATGTGGACAAGTTCCGCATGCTGAACGATCTGAAGCATATCCCCATCATCAAGAAAAAGGAACTCATATTCCTGCAGTCCATGGGCCCCCGTCTCGGCGGCCTGCTGACCAAGGATCTTGGCGAATTGCAGCGCGTGTTCCTCTCTCCCGGCCCGATTTTCGACCCCGAAGATCGCAGCGAGGATTACTGGGGATGGACCGAAGGCTTCTATGCCGCTGGTTTCCGTTCCGGCGATCTGTCGCAGATCACCTTCAACTATCACCTGGCCCCGGCCGGTCTGATGTTCGAAGAACCCCTGCGCAACCTGGCCTGTGCCGTTGTGCCTGCCGGACCCGGCAACACCAACTCCCAGATCGAGATCATGCAGAAGCTGCGTGTCACCGGCTATGTCGGTACGCCGAGCTACCTCATGCACCTGGCCCAGAAAGCCGAGGAAATGGGTCTCTCGCTGCGCAAGGACCTCTTCCTTGAGGTCGCCTTCGTTACCGGCGAAAAATTCTCCGAGAAGATGCGCTCCACCCTGGAGAAGAAGTTCGACTGCATCATGCGTCAGGGCTACGGCACCGCAGACGTCGGTTGCATCGGCTACGAATGCTTCCACAAAAACGGCCTGCACCTTTCCAACCGCGCCTATGTCGAAATCTGCCACCCTGACACCGGCATCACGCTCAAGGACGGCGAGGTCGGCGAAATCGTTGTTACCGCCTTCAACCGCACCTACCCGCTCATTCGTCTGGCAACCGGCGATCTGGGCTATCTGGACCGCTCACCCTGCGCCTGCGGCCGTACCAGCCCCCGTCTGGGCGGCATCGTCGGTCGTGTGGACACCACAGCCCGTATCAAGGGCATGTTTGTCTACCCCCATCAGGTCGAGCAGGTCATGGCCCGCTTCGAAGAGGTCAAGCGCTGGCAGATCGAAGTCACCAACCCCGGTGGCATCGACGAAATGATCCTGTCCATCGAGGCCGGTCAGTTCCATCAGGAAGATGAACTGCTCCACCTCTTCCGCGAGAAGATCAAACTGCGTCCGATCCTCAAGGTGCTGGCACCCGGAACCCTGCCCCCGCAGATCCGCCCCATCGAAGACAAGCGCACCTGGGACTAA
- a CDS encoding cyclase family protein, whose product MHAIDLSHVIHTGMPVFPGDDEPNVRRTHFVKKHGFAQTVLTMSTHAGTHVDTSGHLMVDAPGLDWLGPDNFTGWGAVVDLSGLGKKTMDQSDFTALADIDVLDFVLIRTGWDEYWKTDRYYGDFPVLSPTACRFLGGLGLKGIGLDTPSPDPVDSRDLPAHNALFNHGMVIVENLTNLAELPAEGFIFSCLPLRIMDGEGSPVRAVGLTL is encoded by the coding sequence ATGCACGCCATTGACCTGAGCCATGTGATCCACACCGGTATGCCGGTCTTCCCCGGTGACGACGAACCCAATGTGCGGCGGACGCATTTCGTGAAGAAACACGGCTTCGCCCAGACTGTCCTGACCATGAGTACCCATGCGGGCACGCATGTGGATACGTCCGGGCATCTCATGGTGGATGCGCCGGGACTGGATTGGCTCGGACCGGACAATTTTACGGGCTGGGGTGCGGTTGTGGACCTTTCGGGCCTCGGCAAAAAGACCATGGATCAGTCGGATTTTACCGCGCTTGCTGATATCGACGTGCTCGATTTCGTCCTGATCCGTACCGGATGGGACGAATACTGGAAAACTGACCGCTATTATGGTGACTTTCCCGTCCTTTCCCCCACTGCCTGCCGCTTTCTGGGAGGTCTCGGCCTCAAGGGCATCGGGCTGGACACGCCGTCGCCGGATCCGGTGGATTCTCGTGATCTGCCTGCGCACAACGCGTTGTTCAACCATGGCATGGTCATCGTCGAGAACCTCACCAATCTGGCAGAACTGCCTGCTGAAGGGTTTATCTTCAGCTGTCTGCCGCTCAGGATAATGGACGGTGAAGGGTCTCCTGTCCGCGCAGTGGGCCTGACATTGTAA